In one window of Burkholderia cepacia ATCC 25416 DNA:
- a CDS encoding Re/Si-specific NAD(P)(+) transhydrogenase subunit alpha — MTLLIGVPLETANEERRVATVPDVVEKLIKLGFSVAVQSGAGTGANFSDDDYRTAGAEVVATAADLWGRSDIVLKVRPPSSEEVALLREGSTLVGFVWPAQNPELMQQLAAKRATVLAIDSLPRTLSRAQKMDALTSMAGVSGYRAVIEAAHAFGRYFNGQITAAGKVPPAKVFVAGAGVAGLAAIGTAAGLGAIVRANDTRAEVADQVKSLGGEFVKVDYEEEGSGGGGYAKVMSEGFQQAQRAMYAQQAKDADIIITTALIPGKPAPKLITAEMVQSMKPGSVIVDMAGEQGGNCELTVPGEAVVRHGVTIVGYTDLASRLARQSSTLYATNLLRVIEELCKAKDGTINVDFNDDAIRGLTVIKEGNVTWPPPPIQQPAAVPKPAAAPVAATASKGHGHGSGEPMSAKSLAIVFAVGALAFLLVGQFAPATFLAHFTVFVLACFVGYMVIWNVTPSLHTPLMSVTNAISSIIAIGALVQVAPPLGEAAAGDRPSGLILGLAVGALTLTAVNMFGGFAVTRRMLAMFRK, encoded by the coding sequence ATGACATTACTGATTGGGGTCCCTCTGGAGACGGCCAACGAGGAACGGCGCGTAGCGACGGTTCCCGACGTGGTCGAAAAGCTGATCAAGCTCGGGTTCTCGGTGGCCGTGCAAAGCGGTGCCGGCACCGGCGCGAACTTCAGCGACGACGACTACCGTACGGCCGGGGCCGAAGTCGTGGCGACGGCCGCCGATCTGTGGGGCCGCAGCGATATCGTCCTCAAGGTGCGCCCGCCGAGCAGCGAGGAAGTCGCGCTGTTGCGTGAAGGCAGCACGCTGGTCGGCTTCGTCTGGCCGGCGCAGAACCCCGAACTGATGCAGCAGCTGGCCGCGAAGCGGGCCACGGTGCTGGCGATCGATTCCCTGCCGCGCACGCTGTCGCGTGCGCAGAAGATGGATGCGCTCACGTCGATGGCCGGCGTGAGCGGCTACCGCGCCGTCATCGAGGCGGCCCATGCGTTCGGCCGTTACTTCAACGGGCAGATCACGGCCGCGGGCAAGGTGCCGCCGGCCAAGGTGTTCGTCGCCGGCGCGGGCGTCGCCGGCCTTGCGGCCATCGGCACGGCCGCCGGCCTCGGCGCGATCGTGCGCGCCAACGACACGCGCGCGGAAGTGGCCGACCAGGTCAAGTCGCTCGGCGGCGAATTCGTCAAGGTCGACTACGAGGAAGAGGGCTCGGGCGGCGGCGGTTACGCGAAGGTGATGAGCGAAGGCTTCCAGCAGGCGCAGCGCGCGATGTACGCGCAGCAGGCCAAGGATGCGGACATCATCATCACCACCGCGCTGATTCCCGGCAAGCCGGCACCGAAGCTCATCACGGCCGAGATGGTGCAGTCGATGAAGCCGGGCAGCGTGATCGTCGACATGGCCGGCGAGCAGGGCGGCAACTGCGAGCTGACGGTGCCGGGCGAGGCGGTGGTCCGCCATGGCGTGACCATCGTCGGCTACACGGATCTCGCGTCGCGCCTGGCGCGACAGTCGTCGACGCTGTATGCGACCAACCTGCTGCGCGTGATCGAGGAGCTGTGCAAGGCGAAGGACGGCACGATCAACGTCGACTTCAATGACGACGCGATCCGCGGCCTCACGGTCATCAAGGAAGGCAACGTGACCTGGCCGCCGCCGCCGATCCAGCAGCCGGCCGCGGTACCGAAACCCGCGGCGGCGCCGGTTGCGGCAACCGCGTCCAAGGGCCACGGGCACGGCAGCGGCGAGCCGATGTCGGCGAAGTCGCTCGCGATCGTGTTCGCCGTCGGCGCACTGGCGTTCCTGCTGGTCGGCCAGTTCGCGCCGGCCACGTTCCTGGCGCACTTCACGGTGTTCGTGCTGGCCTGCTTCGTCGGCTACATGGTGATCTGGAACGTCACGCCGTCGCTGCATACGCCGCTGATGAGCGTCACCAACGCGATCTCGTCGATCATCGCGATCGGCGCGCTGGTGCAGGTCGCGCCGCCGCTGGGCGAGGCCGCGGCCGGCGACCGGCCGTCGGGGCTGATCCTCGGCCTGGCGGTGGGTGCGCTGACGCTCACGGCCGTCAACATGTTCGGCGGCTTCGCGGTGACGCGCCGCATGCTGGCGATGTTCCGCAAGTAA
- a CDS encoding chloramphenicol phosphotransferase CPT family protein has translation MKPVAVVLHGPTSAGKSSLARALQQGSDVPTFHVSLDAFVEMSRRRDMRSDEELNQALRLHQLNLQSTLARIAASHFEIVLDLVLRDPAALDACIAALSPRQTFVIGVTCPLDILEQRERARPDRGEGMARSQFGHPAYSRPYALRIDTSTCTPEEGARRIRAHVDAQRE, from the coding sequence ATGAAACCCGTTGCCGTCGTATTGCACGGCCCGACCAGTGCAGGGAAGAGCAGCCTGGCCAGGGCGCTCCAGCAAGGGTCGGACGTGCCGACGTTTCACGTCTCGCTCGACGCGTTCGTCGAGATGTCGCGCCGACGTGACATGCGATCGGACGAGGAGCTGAATCAGGCGCTGAGACTCCACCAGCTCAACCTGCAGTCGACGCTCGCACGGATCGCGGCCAGCCATTTCGAGATCGTGCTGGATCTCGTGCTCCGGGATCCGGCCGCGCTCGACGCATGCATTGCCGCGCTGTCGCCGCGTCAGACCTTCGTCATCGGCGTGACGTGCCCGCTGGATATCCTCGAACAGCGCGAACGCGCGAGGCCCGATCGCGGCGAGGGCATGGCCCGCTCCCAGTTCGGGCATCCGGCTTATTCGCGGCCTTACGCGCTGCGCATCGACACGTCGACATGCACGCCGGAAGAGGGCGCGCGCCGCATCCGTGCCCACGTCGACGCGCAGCGCGAGTGA
- a CDS encoding cyclase family protein, giving the protein MKPRWTHRPPGSNWGDFGPDDQKGRLNWLTADAVLRGVAEVREGRVFSLSLPLDVPRGGGLNARRRPPAIMPALLGDKPYFGYRADEQVANATDVVCDDSFCMHSQFSTQWDALSHVGSLFDPAGDGERARMFYNGYRMDEHIQVPEACAPRGGARALGIEVMAQTGVQGRGVLVDLRRHFGDERRKIGYAEWMAVLRADDVIVERGDIVCVHTGFADRLLDADARGEPAAPDVCCVLDGDDPRLLEWIDASGLAALAADNHAVEERPRDARARERPGALMPLHELCLFKLGIHLGELWHLTPLADWLHAHRRNRFLLTAPPLHLRGLVGSPVNPVATV; this is encoded by the coding sequence ATGAAGCCACGCTGGACCCATCGGCCGCCCGGCTCGAACTGGGGGGATTTCGGCCCGGACGATCAGAAAGGGCGCCTGAACTGGCTGACCGCCGACGCGGTGCTGCGCGGCGTCGCGGAAGTGCGCGAAGGCCGCGTGTTTTCGCTGAGCCTGCCGCTCGACGTGCCGCGCGGCGGCGGGTTGAACGCGCGGCGCCGGCCGCCGGCGATCATGCCGGCGCTGCTCGGCGACAAGCCGTACTTCGGTTATCGGGCGGATGAACAGGTTGCGAACGCAACCGATGTCGTCTGCGACGATTCGTTCTGCATGCACTCGCAGTTCTCGACGCAGTGGGATGCGCTGTCGCACGTCGGCTCGCTGTTCGATCCGGCGGGCGACGGCGAGCGGGCCCGCATGTTCTACAACGGCTACCGGATGGACGAGCACATCCAGGTGCCCGAAGCGTGCGCGCCGCGCGGCGGCGCGCGTGCGCTCGGCATCGAGGTGATGGCGCAGACGGGCGTGCAGGGGCGCGGCGTGCTGGTCGACCTGCGGCGCCACTTCGGCGACGAGCGGCGCAAGATCGGCTACGCGGAGTGGATGGCGGTGCTGCGCGCGGACGACGTGATCGTCGAGCGCGGCGACATCGTGTGCGTGCATACGGGCTTCGCCGATCGCCTGCTCGACGCCGACGCGCGCGGCGAACCCGCCGCGCCGGACGTGTGCTGCGTGCTCGACGGCGACGACCCGCGCCTGCTCGAATGGATCGACGCGTCGGGGCTCGCCGCGCTCGCGGCGGACAACCACGCGGTCGAGGAGCGACCGCGCGATGCGCGGGCGCGCGAGCGGCCCGGCGCGCTGATGCCGCTGCACGAGCTGTGCCTGTTCAAGCTCGGCATTCACCTCGGCGAGCTGTGGCACCTGACGCCGCTTGCCGACTGGCTGCACGCGCACCGGCGCAACCGCTTCCTGCTGACCGCGCCGCCGCTGCACCTGCGCGGGCTCGTCGGGTCGCCGGTCAATCCGGTCGCCACCGTATGA
- a CDS encoding MFS transporter yields the protein MSHSHAASIAARIDRLPATASIWTLVLFLSVGGFFEVYDLFQMTYLPPGLIRDGIFHAGSHGVLGMSDQGALGAATFAGLFVGEMFVSRLADRFGRRALFTGALLLYTAASLAMCVQTHALGILVCRFIAGCGIGAELITIGAFLTELVPKAVRGRAFALCFAVGYLAMPVLALVSWLWVPHDPLGMSGWRWVVLLGGSGAVFVWWLQSRLPESPRWLAHTGREAEAEAVLRRLEQAVERESGRPLPAVPTPVAAATATAAPRTPSMWDARHRGRTTMLIAFNAFLSIGFFGFSQWLPTLLAAQGASVTKSLWYAFVIAFAYPVSPFVAGLLADRVERKWLIVASAFGVALFGTAFAMSAQAPFVIAFGLLVTLSNTVLASNGTAYQSEVFPTEIRGRALGFVHSIGRLTGIASSFIVALLLERAGVSAVFVLIGGSMLIVMVSIGVFGPRTNNRALDEIADGAEHAAALRGLAEAPTGRVDGRRKLG from the coding sequence ATGTCCCATTCCCATGCGGCGTCGATCGCCGCCCGCATCGACCGCCTGCCCGCGACGGCCAGCATCTGGACGCTCGTGCTGTTCCTGAGCGTCGGCGGGTTTTTCGAGGTCTACGACCTGTTCCAGATGACCTACCTGCCGCCCGGGCTGATCCGCGACGGCATCTTTCACGCGGGCTCGCACGGCGTGCTCGGCATGTCGGACCAGGGCGCGCTCGGCGCGGCGACGTTCGCCGGGCTGTTCGTCGGCGAGATGTTCGTGTCGCGCCTCGCGGACCGCTTCGGGCGTCGCGCGCTGTTCACCGGCGCGCTGCTGCTCTACACGGCGGCGAGCCTGGCGATGTGCGTGCAGACGCATGCGCTCGGCATCCTCGTGTGCCGTTTCATCGCGGGCTGCGGCATCGGCGCGGAGCTGATCACGATCGGCGCGTTCCTGACCGAGCTGGTGCCGAAGGCGGTGCGCGGCCGCGCGTTCGCGCTGTGCTTCGCGGTCGGCTATCTCGCGATGCCCGTGCTGGCGCTGGTGTCGTGGTTATGGGTGCCGCACGATCCGCTCGGCATGTCCGGATGGCGCTGGGTCGTGCTGCTCGGCGGCAGCGGCGCGGTTTTCGTCTGGTGGCTGCAGTCGCGGTTGCCGGAGTCGCCGCGCTGGCTCGCCCACACGGGGCGCGAGGCCGAGGCCGAAGCCGTGCTGCGGCGGCTCGAGCAGGCCGTCGAGCGGGAATCCGGCCGGCCGCTGCCCGCAGTCCCGACGCCGGTCGCAGCGGCCACGGCCACTGCCGCGCCGCGCACGCCGTCGATGTGGGATGCGCGGCATCGCGGCCGCACGACGATGCTGATCGCGTTCAATGCATTCCTGAGCATCGGTTTCTTCGGCTTCAGCCAGTGGCTGCCGACGCTGCTCGCCGCGCAGGGCGCGAGCGTCACGAAGAGCCTCTGGTATGCGTTCGTGATCGCGTTCGCGTATCCGGTGTCGCCGTTCGTCGCCGGCCTGCTCGCCGACCGGGTCGAGCGCAAATGGCTGATCGTCGCGTCGGCGTTCGGCGTCGCGCTGTTCGGCACCGCGTTCGCGATGTCGGCGCAGGCGCCGTTCGTGATCGCGTTCGGCTTGCTCGTCACGCTGTCCAACACGGTGCTCGCGAGCAACGGCACCGCGTACCAGTCGGAAGTGTTTCCGACCGAGATCCGCGGGCGCGCGCTCGGCTTCGTGCATTCGATCGGCCGCCTGACGGGGATCGCGAGCAGTTTCATCGTCGCGCTGCTGCTCGAACGCGCGGGGGTGTCGGCCGTGTTCGTGCTGATCGGCGGCAGCATGCTGATCGTGATGGTGTCGATCGGCGTGTTCGGGCCGCGCACCAACAACCGGGCGCTGGACGAGATCGCGGACGGCGCCGAGCACGCGGCGGCGTTGCGCGGGCTCGCCGAAGCGCCGACCGGGCGTGTCGATGGGCGGCGAAAATTGGGCTAG
- the pntB gene encoding Re/Si-specific NAD(P)(+) transhydrogenase subunit beta translates to MTSNLTTVSYIGAAILFILSLGGLANPETARRGNLLGMIGMLIAVLATVLGPRVSAEGIPYIVAALVVGGAVGLVAAKKVQMTQMPELVALMHSLVGLAACLVGFASYIDTSVQFTGAEHAIHEVEIYVGILIGAVTFAGSVIAFGKLSGKIGGKPLLLPARHWLNLAALLIVIYYGRAFLHAETIQDGMTPLIVMTVVSLLFGVHMVMAIGGADMPVVVSMLNSYSGWAAAATGFMLGNDLLIVIGALVGSSGAILSYIMCRAMNRNFISVIAGGFGTGSGAPAAAGAGAQPAGEVVAVSALETAELLRDAKSVIIVPGYGMAVAQAQHTVHELTKVLREKGVDVRFAIHPVAGRMPGHMNVLLAEAKVPYDIVMEMDEINGDFPEADVSMVIGANDIVNPAAQEDPASPIAGMPVLEVWKAKTSIVMKRSMASGYAGVDNPLFYKDNNRMLFGDAKKMLDEVFGALKA, encoded by the coding sequence ATGACTTCCAACCTGACTACCGTCTCCTACATCGGCGCGGCCATCCTCTTCATCCTCAGCCTCGGCGGGCTGGCGAACCCCGAGACCGCGCGCCGCGGCAACCTGCTCGGCATGATCGGCATGCTGATCGCCGTGCTCGCCACCGTACTCGGCCCGCGCGTGTCGGCCGAAGGCATTCCTTATATCGTGGCTGCACTGGTCGTCGGCGGTGCCGTCGGCCTCGTCGCCGCGAAGAAGGTGCAGATGACGCAGATGCCCGAACTGGTTGCGCTGATGCACAGCCTGGTCGGTCTGGCCGCGTGCCTGGTGGGTTTCGCGAGCTACATCGATACGTCGGTTCAGTTTACGGGTGCCGAGCACGCGATCCACGAAGTGGAGATCTACGTCGGCATCCTGATCGGCGCGGTGACCTTCGCGGGCTCGGTCATCGCGTTCGGCAAGCTCTCCGGCAAGATCGGCGGCAAGCCGCTGCTGCTGCCGGCACGGCACTGGCTCAACCTCGCCGCGCTGCTGATCGTGATCTATTACGGTCGTGCGTTCCTGCATGCGGAGACGATCCAGGACGGCATGACGCCGCTGATCGTGATGACGGTGGTGTCGCTGCTGTTCGGCGTGCACATGGTGATGGCGATCGGCGGCGCGGACATGCCCGTCGTGGTGTCGATGCTCAACAGCTACTCGGGCTGGGCGGCGGCGGCCACCGGCTTCATGCTCGGCAACGACCTGCTGATCGTGATCGGCGCGCTGGTGGGCTCGTCGGGTGCGATCCTGTCGTACATCATGTGCCGCGCGATGAACCGCAACTTCATCAGCGTGATCGCGGGCGGCTTCGGCACCGGCAGCGGTGCGCCCGCGGCGGCAGGCGCCGGTGCGCAGCCGGCCGGCGAAGTGGTGGCGGTGAGCGCGCTGGAGACGGCGGAGCTGCTGCGCGATGCCAAGAGCGTGATCATCGTGCCCGGCTACGGGATGGCGGTGGCGCAAGCCCAGCACACGGTGCATGAACTCACGAAGGTGCTGCGCGAGAAGGGCGTCGACGTGCGTTTCGCGATCCATCCGGTGGCCGGCCGCATGCCGGGGCACATGAACGTGCTGCTCGCCGAGGCGAAGGTGCCTTACGACATCGTGATGGAGATGGACGAGATCAACGGCGATTTCCCGGAAGCCGACGTGTCGATGGTGATCGGCGCGAACGACATCGTGAACCCGGCCGCGCAGGAAGATCCGGCCAGCCCGATCGCCGGCATGCCGGTGCTCGAGGTGTGGAAGGCCAAGACGTCGATCGTGATGAAGCGCAGCATGGCGTCAGGTTATGCGGGCGTCGACAATCCGCTGTTCTACAAGGACAACAACCGGATGCTGTTCGGCGATGCCAAGAAGATGCTGGACGAAGTCTTCGGTGCGTTGAAGGCCTGA